A single Pantoea rwandensis DNA region contains:
- the pstS gene encoding phosphate ABC transporter substrate-binding protein PstS produces MTLMRTSVARILAATFAVSAVSAFAATDLTGAGGTFPAPVYAKWAAEYQQATGSKINYQGIGSSGGVKQIIAKTVDFGASDAPMADADLEKNGLFQFPTVIGGVVLAVNIPGVKSGELTLDGKTVGDIYLGNIKKWNDPAITKLNPGVKLPDTNINVVRRADGSGTSFVFTSYLSKVNADWNSKIGKGNTVNWPTGLGGKGNDGVAAFVQRLPGSIGYVEYAYAKQNNLTYTKLVDADGKSVAPSEASFANAAKGANWSESFAQDLTFQKGNDAWPITSTTFILIYKDQANAEKGAEVLKFFDWAYKGGSKTATSLDYAALPESVANQIRTAWKANIKDSAGKAIYK; encoded by the coding sequence ATGACACTGATGCGTACATCCGTAGCCCGAATCCTCGCCGCCACCTTCGCAGTAAGCGCGGTATCTGCTTTTGCAGCCACCGACCTGACTGGCGCTGGCGGTACATTCCCGGCACCGGTTTATGCCAAGTGGGCAGCAGAATACCAGCAAGCCACCGGTAGCAAAATCAACTATCAGGGTATTGGTTCTTCAGGCGGCGTTAAGCAGATCATCGCTAAAACCGTTGATTTCGGTGCGTCAGATGCGCCGATGGCTGATGCCGATTTGGAAAAAAATGGTCTGTTCCAGTTCCCTACCGTAATCGGTGGTGTGGTGCTGGCCGTTAACATCCCAGGCGTGAAATCAGGCGAACTGACGCTGGACGGCAAAACCGTTGGCGATATCTACCTGGGCAACATCAAAAAGTGGAACGACCCGGCGATCACTAAGCTGAACCCAGGCGTGAAACTGCCAGACACCAACATCAACGTGGTTCGCCGTGCTGATGGTTCAGGTACTTCTTTCGTGTTCACCAGCTACCTGTCTAAAGTCAACGCAGACTGGAACAGCAAAATTGGTAAAGGTAACACCGTTAACTGGCCAACCGGTCTGGGTGGTAAAGGTAACGACGGCGTAGCTGCATTCGTACAGCGTCTGCCGGGGTCAATTGGCTACGTTGAATATGCGTACGCTAAGCAGAACAACCTGACCTACACCAAACTGGTTGATGCTGACGGTAAATCTGTTGCACCAAGCGAAGCCAGCTTTGCTAACGCAGCCAAAGGCGCAAACTGGAGCGAGTCTTTCGCTCAAGACCTGACCTTCCAGAAAGGCAACGATGCATGGCCGATCACCTCAACCACTTTCATCCTGATCTACAAAGACCAGGCGAATGCTGAGAAAGGTGCTGAAGTGCTGAAGTTCTTCGACTGGGCTTACAAAGGCGGCAGCAAAACTGCAACCTCACTGGATTACGCCGCGCTGCCAGAAAGCGTCGCTAACCAGATTCGTACTGCCTGGAAAGCGAACATCAAAGACAGCGCCGGCAAAGCGATTTACAAGTAA
- the glmS gene encoding glutamine--fructose-6-phosphate transaminase (isomerizing), which produces MCGIVGAVAQRDIAEILLEGLRRLEYRGYDSAGLAVVDRQGHMTRLRRLGKVANLAEAAEQQPLIGGTGIAHTRWATHGEPSEANAHPHVSEHIIIVHNGIIENHEPLRAQMIERGYQFASETDTEVVAHLVHWEQKQGGTLREVVLRVIPQLRGAYGMVIMDSRDPSVLVAARSGSPLVIGRGVGENFIASDQLALLPVTRRFMYLEEGDIAEITRREVTIIDRDGKPAKRAEIESTAQYDAGDKGAYRHYMQKEIYEQPNAIKNTITGRFNHGQIDLSELGANAEALLSKVEHIQIIACGTSYNSGMVSRYWFESLANIPCDVEIASEFRYRKSAVRKNSLLITLSQSGETADTLAALRLSKELGYLGSLAICNVAGSSLVRESDLALMTKAGTEIGVASTKAFTTQLAVLLMLVAKLGRLHGMKPETEHEIVHALQALPSRIEQMLAQDKVIESLAEGFSDKHHALFLGRGDQYPIAMEGALKLKEISYIHAEAYAAGELKHGPLALINADMPVIVVAPNNELLEKLKSNIEEVRARGGLLYVFADQDAGFSDSEGMKIISLPHVEEVIAPIFYTVPLQLLSYHVALIKGTDVDQPRNLAKSVTVE; this is translated from the coding sequence ATGTGTGGAATTGTTGGTGCAGTAGCGCAGCGTGACATCGCAGAAATTCTGCTGGAAGGTCTGCGTCGTCTTGAGTATCGCGGTTATGACTCTGCGGGTCTGGCCGTTGTCGATCGCCAGGGACATATGACGCGTCTGCGTCGTCTTGGCAAAGTGGCTAATCTGGCCGAAGCCGCAGAGCAGCAACCGCTGATTGGTGGTACAGGTATTGCTCATACGCGCTGGGCAACACACGGTGAGCCATCAGAAGCCAATGCGCATCCGCATGTCTCTGAGCACATTATCATTGTGCATAACGGTATCATTGAGAACCATGAGCCATTGCGTGCGCAGATGATCGAACGCGGTTACCAATTTGCCTCCGAAACCGACACCGAAGTGGTGGCACATCTGGTGCACTGGGAGCAGAAGCAGGGCGGCACATTGCGCGAAGTGGTACTGCGCGTGATCCCGCAACTGCGCGGTGCTTATGGCATGGTGATCATGGACAGCCGCGATCCCTCCGTGCTGGTGGCTGCGCGTTCCGGTAGCCCGCTGGTGATTGGCCGTGGCGTGGGTGAAAACTTCATTGCTTCTGACCAACTGGCGCTGCTGCCGGTGACCCGCCGCTTTATGTACCTGGAAGAGGGCGATATCGCTGAGATTACGCGCCGTGAAGTCACCATCATCGATCGTGATGGCAAGCCAGCCAAACGCGCGGAAATCGAATCCACTGCGCAGTACGATGCCGGTGATAAAGGTGCCTATCGTCACTACATGCAGAAAGAGATCTACGAGCAGCCGAACGCGATTAAAAACACCATTACCGGTCGTTTTAATCATGGGCAAATCGATCTCAGCGAACTGGGTGCCAATGCCGAAGCCTTGCTGAGCAAGGTTGAGCACATCCAGATTATCGCCTGCGGTACCTCGTATAACTCCGGGATGGTGTCGCGCTACTGGTTTGAGTCGCTGGCCAACATTCCTTGCGATGTGGAAATCGCCTCCGAATTCCGCTATCGCAAATCCGCTGTGCGTAAAAACAGCCTGCTAATCACCCTGTCGCAATCGGGTGAAACCGCCGATACGCTGGCCGCACTGCGTCTGTCAAAAGAACTGGGTTATCTTGGGTCGCTGGCCATTTGTAACGTTGCCGGCTCTTCGCTGGTGCGTGAATCCGATCTGGCGCTGATGACCAAAGCCGGCACCGAAATTGGTGTGGCCTCAACCAAAGCCTTCACCACCCAGCTAGCGGTGTTGCTGATGCTGGTGGCGAAACTGGGCCGTCTGCACGGTATGAAGCCGGAAACAGAGCATGAGATCGTGCATGCGCTGCAAGCACTGCCAAGCCGCATCGAGCAAATGCTGGCGCAGGATAAAGTGATTGAAAGCCTGGCCGAAGGTTTCTCGGACAAGCATCATGCTTTGTTCCTGGGTCGTGGCGATCAGTATCCGATCGCGATGGAAGGGGCGCTGAAGCTGAAAGAGATCTCCTATATCCATGCTGAAGCCTACGCCGCCGGAGAGCTGAAACACGGCCCGCTGGCGCTGATTAATGCTGATATGCCGGTCATCGTCGTCGCGCCGAATAACGAGCTGCTGGAGAAGCTGAAATCCAACATCGAAGAGGTGCGTGCACGCGGTGGTCTGCTGTATGTGTTTGCCGACCAGGATGCGGGTTTCAGCGACAGCGAGGGCATGAAAATCATCTCACTGCCACACGTTGAAGAGGTGATTGCACCGATCTTCTACACCGTGCCGCTGCAGCTGCTTTCGTATCACGTTGCGCTGATTAAAGGGACAGATGTTGACCAGCCACGTAACCTGGCAAAATCGGTTACCGTTGAATAA
- the glmU gene encoding bifunctional UDP-N-acetylglucosamine diphosphorylase/glucosamine-1-phosphate N-acetyltransferase GlmU: protein MSTSAMSVVILAAGKGTRMYSDLPKVLHTLAGKPMVQHVIDAATGLGAQQVHLVYGHGGDLLQEKLAHNTLNWVLQAEQLGTGHAMQQAAQFFADDEDILMLYGDVPLISQPTLQRLRDAKPEGGIGLLTVVLDNPTGYGRIVRENGTVTGIVEQKDASAEQLKIPEINTGILIANGGDLKRWLAQLNNNNAQGEFYITDIIAMAHHEGRVINAVHPARISETDGVNNRLQLATLERAYQSERAEQLLLAGVMLRDPARFDLRGTLQHGRDVEIDTNVIIEGSVALGNRVRIGAGCIIKNSVIGDDCEISPYSVIEDATLAAACTVGPFARLRPGSELAEEAHVGNFVEMKKATLGKGSKAGHLSYLGDAEIGAGVNIGAGTITCNYDGANKSKTIIGDNVFVGSDTQLVAPVTVAAGATIAAGTTVMKDVTAADLVYNRKEQNQKSGWQRPVKKK from the coding sequence ATGTCTACAAGCGCGATGAGTGTGGTGATCCTGGCCGCTGGCAAAGGCACCCGAATGTATTCCGATCTGCCGAAAGTTCTGCATACCCTGGCAGGTAAACCGATGGTTCAGCATGTGATCGATGCCGCGACCGGCCTCGGTGCCCAGCAGGTGCATCTGGTGTACGGTCACGGCGGCGATTTACTGCAAGAGAAACTGGCCCACAACACCTTGAACTGGGTATTGCAGGCTGAACAGCTGGGTACCGGCCATGCGATGCAGCAGGCGGCACAATTCTTTGCTGATGACGAAGATATTTTGATGCTGTACGGCGATGTACCGCTGATCTCCCAACCGACATTGCAACGCCTGCGTGATGCCAAACCTGAAGGCGGCATCGGTTTGCTGACGGTGGTGCTGGATAATCCAACCGGTTATGGGCGCATTGTGCGTGAAAATGGCACGGTGACAGGCATTGTTGAGCAGAAAGATGCCTCAGCCGAACAGCTGAAAATCCCTGAGATTAACACCGGCATTCTGATTGCTAACGGCGGGGACTTAAAACGCTGGTTAGCACAGCTGAATAACAACAATGCGCAGGGTGAATTCTATATCACCGATATCATTGCCATGGCGCATCATGAAGGCCGCGTGATCAATGCGGTGCACCCGGCCCGTATCAGTGAAACCGATGGCGTGAACAATCGTCTGCAGCTGGCCACGCTTGAGCGCGCATATCAGAGCGAGCGAGCAGAACAACTGCTGCTGGCGGGCGTCATGCTGCGCGATCCTGCTCGTTTCGACCTGCGCGGAACGCTGCAACATGGACGTGACGTCGAGATCGATACCAACGTTATCATTGAAGGCTCGGTGGCATTGGGCAACCGCGTCAGGATAGGCGCTGGGTGCATCATCAAAAACAGCGTGATTGGCGATGATTGCGAAATCAGCCCTTATTCAGTCATCGAAGATGCCACCCTAGCCGCTGCCTGCACCGTTGGCCCGTTCGCGCGTCTGCGCCCTGGCAGCGAGTTGGCAGAAGAGGCGCACGTTGGCAATTTCGTTGAGATGAAAAAAGCCACCCTGGGCAAAGGCTCTAAAGCTGGCCATCTCTCTTATCTCGGTGACGCGGAAATTGGCGCGGGCGTGAACATCGGTGCCGGCACCATTACCTGTAACTACGATGGCGCGAATAAATCGAAGACCATTATCGGCGACAACGTGTTTGTCGGCTCCGATACCCAGCTGGTGGCTCCGGTCACCGTCGCGGCTGGCGCGACCATCGCAGCAGGTACTACGGTAATGAAAGATGTCACCGCAGCCGATTTGGTCTACAACCGTAAAGAACAGAACCAGAAGTCTGGCTGGCAGCGTCCGGTTAAGAAAAAATAA
- a CDS encoding F0F1 ATP synthase subunit epsilon produces the protein MAMTYHLDVVSAEQQMFSGLVERIQVSGSEGELGIYPGHAPLLTAIKPGMIRIVKQHGEEEYIYLSGGVLEVQPGSTTVLADTAIRGEDLDEARALEAKRKAEEHMNSSHGDVDYAQASAELAKAIAKLRVIELTKKAM, from the coding sequence ATGGCTATGACTTATCATCTGGACGTTGTCAGCGCGGAGCAGCAAATGTTCTCCGGTCTGGTTGAGCGCATCCAGGTGTCAGGTAGCGAAGGTGAGCTAGGTATTTACCCTGGCCACGCCCCGCTGCTGACAGCCATCAAGCCTGGTATGATTCGCATCGTGAAGCAGCACGGCGAAGAGGAGTATATCTACCTCTCTGGCGGCGTGCTGGAAGTACAGCCGGGCAGCACGACCGTTCTGGCCGACACCGCGATTCGCGGTGAAGACCTCGACGAAGCGCGCGCGCTGGAAGCGAAACGTAAAGCAGAAGAGCACATGAACAGCAGCCACGGTGACGTGGACTATGCTCAGGCCTCTGCAGAGCTGGCGAAAGCTATCGCGAAACTGCGTGTAATCGAGCTGACCAAGAAAGCGATGTAA